A genomic segment from Flammeovirga pectinis encodes:
- a CDS encoding phage holin family protein: MKDFIVRMLVSAIAVWACAGFFEWVAPTSGVVVTDYTTAIWAALAIGFMNAIIKPILTILTLPITVFTLGLFLLVINALMFYWSGELIDGFSTGGLMMSLIFSFVYSTVLTFLDTLFGVRRD; encoded by the coding sequence ATGAAAGATTTTATTGTTCGAATGTTAGTTTCTGCAATTGCAGTGTGGGCTTGTGCTGGCTTTTTTGAATGGGTAGCTCCTACATCTGGTGTAGTAGTTACAGATTATACCACCGCTATTTGGGCCGCATTAGCTATTGGGTTTATGAACGCAATTATTAAACCTATCCTTACTATATTAACATTGCCAATTACAGTATTTACTCTTGGTTTATTTCTTTTAGTAATAAATGCACTTATGTTTTATTGGTCTGGAGAATTAATTGATGGTTTTTCTACTGGAGGTTTAATGATGTCTCTAATATTTAGCTTTGTCTATTCTACTGTTTTAACTTTTCTAGATACATTATTTGGAGTGAGAAGAGACTAA